GAGCAGAAAGGCAAATCCTAACGCGGTCGCTGCATGGGGAATGGAGAGCAAGGGCGAGATCAGTCGAACCATCCAAGCAAACAAACGCGTTCCTGACCATGCACTGAGTAGCCCCATGACCATGAGCATGGCCAGAAAAGTGGTGACCAATCCACTTCCCATGCTGAGCGCTATGGATCGTTCCAAGCCGGGCGTTGCAAGCAAGCTGGAAAAAGCAGCGAGCGAAATGGTTTCGCCCCCCAACACAGGTAGCCAGCCAAAGGCAGGCAACAAAGCGCCAAGCAATCCAGCCATTACAGGCCCGAGCATGAGCAGGCTTATCAGCATCGGTGCAAAATGGATCGGTCGCAAACGCATGGTGTTGTCTCGAATGGAGAAGCCCGACCAAATAGGCCGAGCCTTCTTTGCACTTCTCTACTGCACGCCGTAACGCTTGGTCCAGTCCATCTCCAGTCGCTCCATCCATGAGGCATGAGGTTCTGGCAAGGCGGGACCGAATTCTTCAGGCTTAAGGGTTGCTACGCCAAGATCCAGCGCGGCAAACCGCGCTTTGTCCTCGCTTGGTAGGCTGGAGATATCGAGCACCGTAGGGTCACCCCAAATGGCCGGATCCTGCTTGCGTGATTGAGCCTCTGGCGAGAGCAGAAAATCGGCAAGGACCATCGCCCCTTCCTTGGCATTGGCATTGTACGGAATGGCGACAAAATGGCTATTGCCGATTGTCCCCCCGGCAAAGGTGAAGGAGCGCACAGTGTCGGGCAATTCCTCGTTGGCAATGGCCGAAGATGCATCGCCGGGGTTAAAGGTGAAGGCAATCTCGATTTCACCATCCGCCAATAGATTTTTCAGGCTTGAGACATTGTCAGGAAAGGCTTTCGCTTCATGCCATAGGTACGGGTGCAATTCATCCAGATAGGCAAAGAGCTTGCCTGCCACAGCTTTATAGCTTTCCTCGGAGACAGGCTTTGACAAGACGGATGGATCATCGGCCAGTTCCAGAGCCAGTTGCTTGAGGAAGGTTGAGCCAAGAAAATCCGGTGGCTTGGGATAGGCAAAGCGTCCCGGATGCGCTCTGGCCCAGCTTAAAAGCCCGGAAGCTGACTTGGGAATGCTCTTGGTAAGTGCGCTGTCATAATAGAAGGAGAGCTGGGCCATGCCCCAGGGGCTTTCAAGCCCCTCGGTCGGCACCGTAAAATCCGTCGTCAGCGTCGGTTTTCCCGCGATATCCGCATAGCGATAATTCGGCAAATCCGGCGCCCAACTCATGGGCAATAGCAGGCCATTTTCCTTGAGAGAGGCAAAGTTCTCGCCATTGATCCAGACCAGATCAACCGAGCCCCCATGATCCTTTCCAGATGCCTTCTCGGCAACGATCTGTGAAACCACGTTGGCGGTATCGACCACTTTGACATGTTTGACTGTGACACCGAACCGTTCGGAGACCTCTTTTCCGGCCCAATCGATGTAGGCGTTGATGCGATCTGCGCCACCCCAAGCGTGAAAATAGACCGTCTGGCCCTTGGCTTTTTCGAGCACCTTAGCCCAATCTTTACCGTCGGCCATGTCAGCCTGTGCAATTTGCGGGAAAGCCAGAGCATAAAGGGCCGCCATCGCAAGGCTGACTCCCACCATTGAACGGGGGGACTCGATAATGGGCACAAAGCTTGAGATTTGCATCGCGATCTCTCCTCCTGATGCTGCACGCTGAGCCCCGAGGCCCATTTTTGGCAGACAAAATCCACTCATTGCCGCCTTTGTTTCAGCTTCTGGGGAACACGGTCAATTCACAAGTGGTTGAGGCTTTTTTGATCACGTACAAAAAAGGTGCTCTATCAGGAGAAACCGGGGCAGTCATTTGGAGCGCCATGAAAGCGCCGTTCCTTGGCATGGGCGATCTCATGGGTTCTTGCTATCGCAACATCATGCCCGTTTTTCAGTAGTATCGCCTCGATCATGGTACGACAGCAGCCACATTTTGGCCTGTCCCCATGAGCCTTGTAGACCTGATTGGAATGAATCGGCGCCCCCGGATTCTCCTGCTCAAGCTTATCGCCGATCGCCAGGATCTCTTCTTCAGTAATTTTATTACAGTGGCAAATAAACATGAGAGGCCGTTCGTTCCTAACACAAATCTTGTAGCAGTTACGCACTATTTTATATAGGCAGGTTAATGGCCATTGGCAAATCACCCTTTGCGTCATATCTGTCATGATAAGGGCTTCATGTTAGGGAGAGATGAAGATGGACGCATCTGAAAAAAGAACGCTGCTGCTTACTGGTGCAAGTCGTGGCATTGGCCACGCCACAGTGAAACGCTTTTCCGAGGCCGGATGGCGGGTTTTCAGTTGCTCTCGTCATGCCTTTTCAGACAAGTGTCCATGGCCTATGGGCGAAGAGAACCATATTCAGGTGGATCTTTCCGATCCAGAGACAATTATCGACGCGGTCGCTGTTATCAAGGAACGTCTCAAGGCCCATGGAGGCCAGTTGCATGCCCTCGTCAACAATGCCGCCATCAGCCCCAAGGATGAGGAGGGGCAGCGGCTCGATAGCCTGCAAACACCGCTTGAGCTATGGCACAAGGTGTTTGCGGTGAATTTCTTTGCCCCCATCATGCTGGCACGCGGGCTCATTGAGGAGCTGAAGGCGAGCGAGGGATCGATCGTTAATGTTACCAGTATTGCGGGTGTGCGCGTGCACCCTTACGCAGGGGCTGCCTACGCCACATCAAAGGCCGCTCTTGCATCACTGACCCGCGAAATGGCTGCAGACTTCGGCCCATACGGCATTCGGGTCAATGCCATTGCACCGGGAGAGATCAATACCTCCATTCTGTCTCCGGGCACTGAGAAAATCGTAAAAACCATCCCCATGCGCCGACTGGGTCAGCCGTCAGAGGTGGCCGATACGATTTATTATCTGTGCACCGAGGCCAGCTCTTATGTTTCCGGCGCGGAAATTCACATCAATGGTGGTCAGCACGTTTAGGGCAATCGCCCTTCCTGAGACGGATTACCTTAAGGACGCTCTTGGCCGCAAATTCTGCTGCCGCACGATAACATCTTCGTGAGATTGCATGTGAAATTTAGCGCTCCGCACAGGAAATTATAATTTTGGCTAAATAGACCAGAGACTTACTCTCTTGCTCGCCAGAACTGGAAGTGTTTGCACCTCGTTCACACTAACACCAATTGCGACTTTCTGTCGCACCTATTTCAGGTTACTCTTTCCCTCCAAGCATGGATGAATGGCGGACGAGACACCAGCACCCAGCATGTCTTTCTGCCTTGATAAGCGGGAGGATGCACGTGACCGATGTAGCTCAGGATTTTGCCTCAATGCCGTCAACGGCACAAAAGGGTAGCGATGTGCCCCCCGTCAAACTTACCCCCCTTGTGCAGGCCCTCACGATGGATGATCTGTCCGAGGCGCTGAGCGCTGGCTTGCGGGATTTCCGCGAGAATGCACTCTATGGGCTTTTCTTTGGCGGCTTCTATGCCCTCGGCGGCTGGTTTCTGTTTTGGCTCTTGTCGGCCTACAACATGCCCTATCTGGTCTATCCTCTGGCTTCCGGTTTTGCCCTGATCGCTCCCTTCATCGCCGCAGGCATCTACGAGGTCAGCCGCCGTAGAGAAGAGGGAGAACCGCTTTCGCCCACTGGAGTTTTGGGCGCCATTTTCGGCGAACGATCAAAAGAATTGCGCTGGATGGCCCTGATCACAGGCTTTGCCTTCATCATATGGATCGATATTGCGATCTTCCTATATGTGATCTTTTTCGGCCTGCATCCGGTCAATCCTTCGACACTGGTCAACACCATCTTGCTTACCCCGCAAGGGGCCATGTTTCTGGTGGCGGGAAATCTGATTGGAGCATTTCTCAGTCTGTCGGTCTTCTCGATCACGGCCGTCTCCTTCCCCATGCTACTGCATAAGGATGTGGACTTCATAACGGCGATGATCACATCGATCCGCTGTGTGCTGTTGAACAAAAAGGTCATGCTCAGCTGGGCAATCTTCATCGGCTTTTTGATGATGATCAGTCTCGCCTCGTTCCTGCTGGGACTAATCGTCATACTGCCGCTGCTTGGCCACGCCACCTGGCACCTTTACCGAAGGGCCATAGGCTTTGAGCAGGCAGCAAGTGAGCCGACATAATGAAGCAAAACAAACAAATGATCTTCTGGCGGCTCCTGCCGCTCACATTGCCCTCCAAGTCCCCAAACGCAATGTGATATGGTTTACCCGGCCATAGGCAGGATTGAATGCGTCAGCTGCGCGAGGCAGAGCCATATCTGACCTCGCGCTCTTTTGGTTTGGCCTTGGGGAGTTTTCCGTCACTCAGCAGGTGTGTGCTCACCAGATGCATGGCTCCCGTTTAAAAGGAAGGCCAAAACCCGTTTGATGTCGCTGCCCACACCGAACAGGCTTGGCACAAGGAACAGCACAAACAGGGTGGCAACCGCCAGGCCAAAAACGATGGTGATTGCCATCGGCTTTAGAAACTCCGCCTGCGGGGAATCCTCAAACAACATCGGGGCCAACCCGCCAACGGTCGTCAGCGAGGTTAGCACAACAGCCCGCAAACGGTCGCAACTCGCCCCGACTGCGGCATCCGCAAGCGCCTCGCCGTGGGCAATGCGTTCATCCAGTCGGCTTACCAGAATGATCGAGTCATTGACCAGAATGCCAGCAAGACCGAGCAGGCCAATAAGCGACAGGATTGTGAGCTGGAAACCGAGCAGATAATGACCGAGGATCGCCCCCACCAAACCAAATGGAATGATCATCATGATTGCAAAGGGGCGCGTGTAAGAAGCAAAGATCCACGCCAGAATGATATAGATCGCGGCCAACGCGATGATCAGTCCGATCCGCAAATCGGTAAAGGCATCCATGCGCTCTTCGTTGCGGCCCGAGAAGCGGTAGTCAATGCCATATTGGTTGGCGATCTCCGGCATCAATGTTCTATCCAACTCGGCCACCAGCTCGGTTGCCGTCACCACCTTGGCGTCCACATCTGCGGTCACGGCGATGGTGGTCTTGCCATCGAACCGCTGGATTGAGGAGAAGCCCTGACGATCACTGATTGAAACCACTTCAGTAAGGGGGACGAAGGTGCCCTGCGCGCTTTTGAGCCAAAGGCTTCTGAGGCTATCAACATCTGCTTGCGAAAGCCGCTGCAAACGCACTTTCACCTCTTCATCCAATATGGCCAGCTTTCGCGCTGTGCGTCCTTCAACAAGATCCCTTACCTGTTCTCCAACCGTTTGAGCCGTAAAGCCGAGGCTTCTGCCGCGCGCTGTCAGCTCCAGCGTCAGTTCAGGCTTGCCATAGGGCATATTGTCGTCCAGTTCGCTGACGCCGGGAAAAGCAGACAGCCGCTCCTGAAGATCTATCGAAGCTTTCTTGAGAATGTCCGTATTGGTGCCCGTCAGTCGGATATCCAGATCGGCCCCCGGAGGTCCACCGCGCTGGCCGCGAATGGCGGCGCGTTTCAGCCCTGCTATCTGAGGCATGTTGCGGTTCAGAGCGCGGATGAAATCCGGTGTTCGCACGGTGCGCTGTTCCGATGGTGTCAGGCGCAAACGCAGGGAGGCCACATTGTCCGCTGTTGTCCGGCCCGATTGGCCCAAGGTTACGAAAGAAGCCGTAACCAGCTTTTCGCCCTTGCCGATTTGTGCTTCGGTTGCATAAACGGCGTCATCGACACGCTTGACTATTTTTTCGGCGTCTTCTTCCAGAATTCCAACGTTAAAGGTCATGGAGATGGTTATGGTTTCTGCTTCGGCAGAAGGGAAAAAGACAAACCCCACGCGCCCACCGGCAACAAGCCCGCCCATTACGGCCATCGCAGCGATGCAGATGGCCAATGTCGTGTAGCGCCAGTCGTATGACAGTCTCACGATGGCGCGGAAAGGCCCATCGCGAAAAGCGTTAAACCTTTTGTCAAAACCTTTGCGGAAGGCACTTTCGCCCATCCTGCCATGGTTGGCGCGCACATCTGTTCGCTTTAACGAACGCACGTGGAAGGCCTCGATCACAAGAGAAAGAACTGAGGCAATCACAATAAATAGCCCAAGCGCGGCCTTGCTGCCTTCGGAAAAAAGCCCGTGCAGCCATTTCCAGAGCCAGAGGGTTGCCCCGCCGAACTTATCAGCCATTTCAGGCGATAGGCCGTAGAAGAGGACCATCGGCAACAGCAGAATAAGGCCGACAATGATAACGCGCTTGACGCTCCAGTTTCGATTGTGCGTAGGCGTCATGGAATGAGCCAAATGGCCGGGCAAAATGAAGAAGCATTCCACCAGACTGGCAGTCAGAACGGAGATCACGACCAGAGGCAGCACTCCCATCATTTGGCCAATGACGCCGCCAATGAGCAAAATGGGTGCAAATGCTGCGATGGTTGTCAAGGACGCTGCGGTTACAGGCAACAACATGCGGCTACCGCCCCCTTGGGCAGCAACAGGACCGGGATCGCCAGCCTGATAGCGGGTGGTGGTTTCCTCGCCCACTACGATGGCATCATCCACAATGACACCGAGCATCATGATGAAGGAGAAAAGCGACATCATGTTTATGCTCTGGCCAAGAGCCAACAGAACAACACAAGAGGCCAACATCGAAATGGGAATGCCCGCCGTCACCCACAGTGCCGTGCGCAGATTGAGGAACAGAGCCAGAATGATCATGACCAGAATGATGCCTGAAGCAGCGTTCTTGACCAGCAAGAGAATGCGATCCACAAGCGCTTCTGCCAGCGCATCATATTGCGTGATCTTCAAGGTCGGCGGAAAAACACCCTCAATGGATTTGAGATAGTCGTTGACGATGGCCGATGCCTCGAGAGAATCCGCCGTTGGCGCACGCCGCACAATGAGCTGAATAGCAGATTCCCCATGCATGATGCCGCGCACATCATCGGGGTCCAGGCGGCGCTCGACGCGCGCGATATCGCCCAATGCCACGCTGGAACCATCCACCCCCGAGACGATCTTGATGGAAGACAGGCTTTCCGGCTTTTCTTCTGCCGCCAGCGTTCGGACCTGTTTTTCAAACCCGTCCTTTACATTGCCGGAGGGCAGATCGCGACTGTTGGCCGAGATCTGGCTGGCTATATCCTGCACGGTAAGCCCAAGGCGGCGCATGTCATGATCGGAAAGGCCGACAAAAAATTCCTCATCGCGCATACCGGTGAAATCAACCGTATCGATCCCACGATCAATCAGATCATCGCGGATTTCCTTTGCAAACCCTCTCAAGGATGCCTCATCGAAGGGACCGGAGAGGATCAGGCGGGCGACATCATCACGAAACTGGCGGTAGGAAACTGTCGGGTCATCGGCAAGATCGGGCAAGGTGGTGATGAGATCGATAGCCGCTTCCACATCCCGCAGCCCTTGCTGCATGTTCGCGCCCTGCTTGAATTCCAGAATAATGAAGGCCCCCCCCTCCCGCGCGAAAGATGTGACCTTGTCGATGCCATCGATGAACCGTACTTTGGGCTCGATAATCTCCAGAATATTGGCTTCCACATCTTCGGCGCTCGCCCCGGACCAAGTGACGGAAATCTCGATGGTGTCGGAATCGATGGTCGGGAAAAACTGACTATTCATGCGCGACAGGGAGAATAGCCCCGCCACAAGCAGAATGATCATGAGAAGGTTGGCTGCATTGGGGTGATGAACGAAAAAGCCAACAGCGCCCCCTTTGCTGTCTTTATCAAAGCGGCTCATTGCGCAGGCCTCCCCTTTTCGCCCTTGCGAGAAGCGCCTTCGCCCGTCCCTTCATTCTTTTGGGCAGGAGACGCCTCTTCGTCTTGGCCGGGAATGACCAGCTTCAGCCCCGGCCCAGCTTCGGCCACTCTGGTAGTCACGACCAAATCACCGGCAGCAAACGGCGTCGCATCAATCAGCGCATTATCGCCAAGATAGGCCAGAACCTTGACATCTTTGGGTGCCATGCGACCATTATCGTCGATATATACGCGGTTTCCGCCATAAATTGCGGCCTGAGGAATGGAAATCGCGTTCTGGTAAACCTTATCAGGCACGCGCAGCTCAACGAAAGTGCCCGCCCTTAGGCTTGATGCTTCCTCAATCCGCGCATAGACCTCGATGCCTCCATTGGCGGCATTTATCTCCGGAGTTACCCGGCTAATCCTGGCCTTTCGCGTTCTGACCTGTTCCCCTAGCTGCCACTTGACCGTTATGGCGCTGCCCAGCAGGGTTTCCCCATCCGAGGTAAGACGCCCATATTGCGCGTCGGACAAAGTGAACCGCACATCCATTGAATCCGGATCATAGAGGGAAACCAGCGTATCGCTTCCGGAGACAGAGCGTCCCAGTTCCACAGATTTTGTGAGCACCACCCCCCTGAAAGGAGCGTTCAGAACCGTGTTGGCGAGATTGCGACGCGCAAGTTCCAGGCGCCATTCCAGTCTATCCAGATTGGCTTTCTGCTGATCGATTTGTGACGCGAGAATTTCAAGATTGAACGCGCGACTTTCGACGCTTTGCTGGCGTTGGGAGACCGTCAACCTGCGCGCTTCAAGAGACTGTTTCGTCAGGCTTCCGCTTTTGAAAAGGGTCTCGGCGCGGTCCAGATCATTCTGACCAAGCAAAGATTGCTCTTTCAGCCGCTCCAGAGACGCCTTGTCACTGGCCAAAGAAATTTCGTTTGCCCGCAATTGAGCTTTAGCTTCATTGAGGTTTGCCTCTGCCTCACGCACAGCCCCTTCATAGTCAAAGGGATCGATACGGACCAACTCTGCACCTTCATCAACCTGCTCCCCTTCCTCAAGTTGCGGGTTGACCCAAACGACCTCGCCGCTGACAAGCGCTCGAAGCTCTACCTGACGAGCAGCGGAAACGGTGCCATAAAGAATAATATCAGGTTGCAGAGCCGCAGGCTCAGCGGCAATGACCCTGACCACATAGCTCTTCTCGCTGGGTGGGCGTCGATTGACTTCGGGTTTGGACGCGACCAGTTGCCACGCGATGAGGCCTCCGGCAGCAATCACCAGAACAGGCAAGATCATTTTGAGAGCGCCGCGCAGGAAACCAACAACTGGCTTTTGCGGTTTGCTCGTTGCGCTGCCTTGACCCAGGCTATATCCGCCTTGGCTCTTCTCACCTTGGCCGTGAAGCATTTCGGCGTGGTCGGATATCTGGCTTGGCTTCAGGTCTTTGCTATGATTGTTCATCGTCTCAAGTCAACGGTTGCAACCGGATTGCCTAATGTCAGTCGCGATTTTTCCGGTCAGTGTAGTTCCGGCTCTTGCTCGAACCATTCAGTATTTAGAAAGGCACCAAAGCACGCGCCATTTCCAGCGCTTTCCTTTTACGCGAATGTGATGAAGGCGGTTTTAAAAAACAAAATACAATTATTCATCGCCATCCAAATCGGACAGCTTTTCAGCGGTTCCCCATTCGCTGTTCCCCCATGATCTCGCACCCCTTCTCCCAAGGCTTGCGCGCTCTCTTCCATGGTTATCTCAGCGAAACAACTTGCGTGCAATCAAATATTTGCATTTTTTTGTATCAAGAGGGCCAGATAAAAGAAAAGCCTCTCATACCAGAGAGGCTTTTCAGTATTCGTACAGGTCAACTTCTTAGCCTGAGAACGATAATCTCAGACTTTGGCAGCTTTTTCGACCTCAGCTGGGTCAAACTCATAGTGAGCGTCGCAGAATTCGCATGTTACTTCGATTTTTCCGTCAACAACCATGTCTTTCAGCTCGTCGGCTTCGAAATTCTTGAACATCTCGCTAATCCGCTCCCGGCTGCAGCTACAGCGATCAAAAATCGGCATAGGCTCGTAAACGCGCGGCCCATTTTCATGAAACAGTCTGTAAAGCAGCGTCTCCGCAGTCACTTCCGGATCGGTCAACTCGTGATCATCAATGGTTTTAACGAGCGCTTCACACTCCGTCCATGCATCAGCCTCTGTAACGTGATGGGTCTTTTGCATTTCCGGATCGGGATGATCGCCCGGATGCAGATCACGATGCGGAATATCTTCCGAGGAATGCGGAAGATACTGCACCAAGAGGCCACCTGCGATCCATTCTGTTTTCGCTGGCCCCTCATCCTGCTTTGACACCAATTCCGAGACGGCAAGTCGGACACGGGTTGGCAACTGTTCGGACTGCATGAAATAGGCATGTGCGGCATCTTCAAGGCTCTTGCCATCCAGCAAGACGACACCCTGATACCGGTTCATGAATTTTCCCTGATCGATGGTCATCACCAGATGCCCTTCGCCCAAAAGCTGCTCAGGGCGCGTCTCGCCTTTTTCAATCAATGCCTTGAGCGCCTCTTCATCAAAACGGACATAGGCTCGCACGGCATCGGGCGCATTGTAATCGACCACGAGCATGTTGACAGCGCCCTTGGACTGAACCTGAAAAATGAACTTGCCTTCAAATTTCAGAGACGAGCCAAGCAGGGACGTCAGTGCAATGGCTTCTGCCAGCAGGCGATTGACCGCATCGGGGTAGTTATGGCGCTTAATGATTCCGGTGACGGTTTCATTCAGATGCACCATGCGCCCGCTTACATCCAGACCATCGACCTGAAAAGGCAAAACCCGGTCCAACGGGGAGATGATAGTGGTTTGTTCAGTCATCTGGCTCACTTTCCTGTGGCTCCATCGTGATGTCTCAAGAAGCCTAAGCACCCGATCCATCCGCCATAATCCAACAGCAGCTTGCTGCAAGGGAGAAGCACACATTCTGTTCATTGCCTTCGGT
This window of the uncultured Cohaesibacter sp. genome carries:
- a CDS encoding ABC transporter substrate-binding protein encodes the protein MQISSFVPIIESPRSMVGVSLAMAALYALAFPQIAQADMADGKDWAKVLEKAKGQTVYFHAWGGADRINAYIDWAGKEVSERFGVTVKHVKVVDTANVVSQIVAEKASGKDHGGSVDLVWINGENFASLKENGLLLPMSWAPDLPNYRYADIAGKPTLTTDFTVPTEGLESPWGMAQLSFYYDSALTKSIPKSASGLLSWARAHPGRFAYPKPPDFLGSTFLKQLALELADDPSVLSKPVSEESYKAVAGKLFAYLDELHPYLWHEAKAFPDNVSSLKNLLADGEIEIAFTFNPGDASSAIANEELPDTVRSFTFAGGTIGNSHFVAIPYNANAKEGAMVLADFLLSPEAQSRKQDPAIWGDPTVLDISSLPSEDKARFAALDLGVATLKPEEFGPALPEPHASWMERLEMDWTKRYGVQ
- a CDS encoding SDR family oxidoreductase gives rise to the protein MDASEKRTLLLTGASRGIGHATVKRFSEAGWRVFSCSRHAFSDKCPWPMGEENHIQVDLSDPETIIDAVAVIKERLKAHGGQLHALVNNAAISPKDEEGQRLDSLQTPLELWHKVFAVNFFAPIMLARGLIEELKASEGSIVNVTSIAGVRVHPYAGAAYATSKAALASLTREMAADFGPYGIRVNAIAPGEINTSILSPGTEKIVKTIPMRRLGQPSEVADTIYYLCTEASSYVSGAEIHINGGQHV
- a CDS encoding DUF2189 domain-containing protein translates to MTDVAQDFASMPSTAQKGSDVPPVKLTPLVQALTMDDLSEALSAGLRDFRENALYGLFFGGFYALGGWFLFWLLSAYNMPYLVYPLASGFALIAPFIAAGIYEVSRRREEGEPLSPTGVLGAIFGERSKELRWMALITGFAFIIWIDIAIFLYVIFFGLHPVNPSTLVNTILLTPQGAMFLVAGNLIGAFLSLSVFSITAVSFPMLLHKDVDFITAMITSIRCVLLNKKVMLSWAIFIGFLMMISLASFLLGLIVILPLLGHATWHLYRRAIGFEQAASEPT
- a CDS encoding efflux RND transporter permease subunit, which gives rise to MSRFDKDSKGGAVGFFVHHPNAANLLMIILLVAGLFSLSRMNSQFFPTIDSDTIEISVTWSGASAEDVEANILEIIEPKVRFIDGIDKVTSFAREGGAFIILEFKQGANMQQGLRDVEAAIDLITTLPDLADDPTVSYRQFRDDVARLILSGPFDEASLRGFAKEIRDDLIDRGIDTVDFTGMRDEEFFVGLSDHDMRRLGLTVQDIASQISANSRDLPSGNVKDGFEKQVRTLAAEEKPESLSSIKIVSGVDGSSVALGDIARVERRLDPDDVRGIMHGESAIQLIVRRAPTADSLEASAIVNDYLKSIEGVFPPTLKITQYDALAEALVDRILLLVKNAASGIILVMIILALFLNLRTALWVTAGIPISMLASCVVLLALGQSINMMSLFSFIMMLGVIVDDAIVVGEETTTRYQAGDPGPVAAQGGGSRMLLPVTAASLTTIAAFAPILLIGGVIGQMMGVLPLVVISVLTASLVECFFILPGHLAHSMTPTHNRNWSVKRVIIVGLILLLPMVLFYGLSPEMADKFGGATLWLWKWLHGLFSEGSKAALGLFIVIASVLSLVIEAFHVRSLKRTDVRANHGRMGESAFRKGFDKRFNAFRDGPFRAIVRLSYDWRYTTLAICIAAMAVMGGLVAGGRVGFVFFPSAEAETITISMTFNVGILEEDAEKIVKRVDDAVYATEAQIGKGEKLVTASFVTLGQSGRTTADNVASLRLRLTPSEQRTVRTPDFIRALNRNMPQIAGLKRAAIRGQRGGPPGADLDIRLTGTNTDILKKASIDLQERLSAFPGVSELDDNMPYGKPELTLELTARGRSLGFTAQTVGEQVRDLVEGRTARKLAILDEEVKVRLQRLSQADVDSLRSLWLKSAQGTFVPLTEVVSISDRQGFSSIQRFDGKTTIAVTADVDAKVVTATELVAELDRTLMPEIANQYGIDYRFSGRNEERMDAFTDLRIGLIIALAAIYIILAWIFASYTRPFAIMMIIPFGLVGAILGHYLLGFQLTILSLIGLLGLAGILVNDSIILVSRLDERIAHGEALADAAVGASCDRLRAVVLTSLTTVGGLAPMLFEDSPQAEFLKPMAITIVFGLAVATLFVLFLVPSLFGVGSDIKRVLAFLLNGSHASGEHTPAE
- a CDS encoding efflux RND transporter periplasmic adaptor subunit, with product MNNHSKDLKPSQISDHAEMLHGQGEKSQGGYSLGQGSATSKPQKPVVGFLRGALKMILPVLVIAAGGLIAWQLVASKPEVNRRPPSEKSYVVRVIAAEPAALQPDIILYGTVSAARQVELRALVSGEVVWVNPQLEEGEQVDEGAELVRIDPFDYEGAVREAEANLNEAKAQLRANEISLASDKASLERLKEQSLLGQNDLDRAETLFKSGSLTKQSLEARRLTVSQRQQSVESRAFNLEILASQIDQQKANLDRLEWRLELARRNLANTVLNAPFRGVVLTKSVELGRSVSGSDTLVSLYDPDSMDVRFTLSDAQYGRLTSDGETLLGSAITVKWQLGEQVRTRKARISRVTPEINAANGGIEVYARIEEASSLRAGTFVELRVPDKVYQNAISIPQAAIYGGNRVYIDDNGRMAPKDVKVLAYLGDNALIDATPFAAGDLVVTTRVAEAGPGLKLVIPGQDEEASPAQKNEGTGEGASRKGEKGRPAQ
- a CDS encoding Hsp33 family molecular chaperone, with protein sequence MTEQTTIISPLDRVLPFQVDGLDVSGRMVHLNETVTGIIKRHNYPDAVNRLLAEAIALTSLLGSSLKFEGKFIFQVQSKGAVNMLVVDYNAPDAVRAYVRFDEEALKALIEKGETRPEQLLGEGHLVMTIDQGKFMNRYQGVVLLDGKSLEDAAHAYFMQSEQLPTRVRLAVSELVSKQDEGPAKTEWIAGGLLVQYLPHSSEDIPHRDLHPGDHPDPEMQKTHHVTEADAWTECEALVKTIDDHELTDPEVTAETLLYRLFHENGPRVYEPMPIFDRCSCSRERISEMFKNFEADELKDMVVDGKIEVTCEFCDAHYEFDPAEVEKAAKV